In Geopsychrobacter electrodiphilus DSM 16401, a single window of DNA contains:
- a CDS encoding spermidine synthase has protein sequence MALPWKTLDRFVIEAEGVLELRQRGIGDYLISIGNQVLMNSKAQRSEIALGVLGCKELKGMAEPRVLVGGLGMGITLRAVLNELPTGAQVVVAELNPQICAWCLGPLAELTDDAARDPRVTLEVGDVSALIQRAVPGSFDAVILDLYRGPGPQTDALKDPIYGSRAIGRTLRALKHGGTFAVWGENPDLGFERRLSAAGFSVRCERPGKGGYRHAVWVAQKRNHSVGDRH, from the coding sequence ATGGCTTTGCCCTGGAAGACCCTGGATCGTTTTGTCATTGAAGCAGAAGGGGTTCTTGAATTGCGCCAACGCGGCATCGGGGATTATCTGATTTCCATCGGTAATCAGGTGCTGATGAACAGTAAGGCCCAGCGTTCCGAAATCGCCCTCGGGGTTCTGGGTTGCAAGGAGTTGAAGGGCATGGCCGAACCGCGCGTGCTGGTCGGCGGTCTGGGAATGGGGATTACCTTGCGGGCCGTGCTGAATGAATTGCCGACGGGGGCTCAGGTTGTCGTCGCCGAACTGAATCCGCAGATCTGCGCCTGGTGTCTCGGTCCTCTGGCGGAATTGACCGATGATGCGGCCCGTGATCCACGCGTAACACTCGAAGTCGGTGATGTCTCAGCATTGATTCAGCGCGCGGTGCCCGGCAGTTTTGATGCGGTTATCCTCGACCTTTACCGCGGTCCCGGCCCGCAGACCGATGCGCTTAAGGATCCGATTTACGGCAGTCGGGCCATAGGCCGGACGCTTAGGGCGCTCAAGCACGGTGGCACCTTTGCCGTCTGGGGGGAGAATCCTGATCTCGGTTTCGAAAGGCGTCTTAGCGCCGCGGGCTTCAGCGTGCGTTGTGAAAGACCGGGGAAAGGTGGTTATCGCCATGCCGTCTGGGTTGCGCAGAAGAGGAATCATTCCGTCGGTGATCGCCATTAG